A portion of the Parasedimentitalea marina genome contains these proteins:
- a CDS encoding putative bifunctional diguanylate cyclase/phosphodiesterase encodes MRIRRKIAPVLLGPPILAFLPAVTLGTFWLGGEAALLTVALGLPLLFAALGVFGKDKGSYIPRDSVTGMLLREGFELVLDQVHNDTDDTSLKSAVMVLEIDEYKELIARHGQSAGDSVVQRCGERIIEALRDKDTVARIGDSKFAICLTPVQNLDLELTVQMAGRLQASLEQPISLDGASLYQSCSVGFCMRSRAPGHSAADWFAAANAALAEAQHNGPSGIRAYSNDIHRRTKARSDLREDAAAALEGGQIQPWFQPQISTDTGKVSGFEALARWSHPVHGMIPPSTFLPALEEAGLMEQLSQVMLYHALTALKAWDAAGVEVPAVGVNFATDELKNPGLVDRVKWEMERFELPPERLAVEILETVVSDSPDDMITRNIYGLGALGCQIDLDDFGTGHASIASVRRFNISRIKIDRSFVMKADRDPEQQKLIGAILTMAERLDLETLAEGVETVGEHALLAQLGCDHVQGFGIGRPMPFDQTLDWITAHQAKLQDAPVIGTQRP; translated from the coding sequence ATGCGAATTCGACGCAAAATCGCTCCGGTTTTGCTTGGCCCGCCAATTCTTGCCTTTCTTCCCGCTGTGACCCTTGGCACCTTCTGGCTGGGGGGTGAGGCTGCGTTATTGACTGTTGCTCTGGGGTTGCCACTGCTGTTTGCCGCCTTAGGGGTCTTTGGCAAGGACAAAGGATCCTATATTCCACGTGATAGCGTCACCGGTATGCTGTTGCGTGAAGGCTTTGAACTGGTGTTGGATCAGGTTCACAATGACACCGACGATACCAGTTTGAAATCCGCAGTGATGGTTTTGGAAATCGACGAATACAAAGAACTAATTGCCCGACACGGCCAATCGGCCGGCGATTCTGTTGTGCAGCGTTGCGGTGAACGGATTATCGAAGCCCTGCGAGACAAGGACACAGTGGCCCGAATCGGTGACAGCAAATTCGCTATTTGCCTGACCCCGGTGCAGAACCTGGATCTGGAGCTCACGGTTCAGATGGCAGGACGGCTGCAGGCCTCACTGGAACAACCCATTTCTTTGGACGGGGCTTCGTTGTATCAGTCCTGTTCCGTTGGCTTTTGCATGCGCAGCCGCGCTCCGGGGCATAGCGCTGCCGACTGGTTTGCTGCGGCAAATGCCGCGCTGGCCGAGGCACAGCACAATGGGCCCTCAGGTATCCGCGCCTATTCCAACGACATTCATCGCCGCACCAAAGCCCGTAGTGATCTGCGTGAAGATGCAGCAGCCGCCCTGGAAGGCGGGCAAATCCAACCCTGGTTCCAGCCTCAAATCTCGACGGACACTGGCAAAGTCAGCGGCTTCGAGGCGCTGGCCCGCTGGTCGCACCCGGTGCACGGTATGATTCCGCCCTCAACCTTCCTGCCCGCCCTGGAAGAAGCAGGATTGATGGAACAACTTAGCCAGGTCATGCTGTATCACGCCCTGACCGCCCTAAAGGCATGGGACGCTGCCGGTGTCGAAGTGCCGGCAGTTGGTGTCAACTTCGCGACGGACGAGCTGAAAAACCCGGGCCTTGTGGACCGCGTCAAATGGGAGATGGAACGGTTCGAGCTGCCCCCCGAACGACTGGCTGTCGAAATTCTGGAAACAGTGGTCAGCGACTCACCTGATGATATGATTACGCGAAATATCTACGGCCTTGGTGCGCTCGGCTGTCAGATTGATCTGGATGACTTTGGCACCGGCCATGCCTCTATTGCCTCGGTGCGCCGTTTCAACATCTCCCGCATCAAGATCGACCGCTCCTTTGTGATGAAGGCCGACCGCGACCCCGAACAGCAAAAACTGATTGGCGCGATCCTGACCATGGCCGAGCGACTGGACCTGGAAACCCTGGCCGAAGGGGTCGAAACCGTGGGCGAACACGCGCTGCTGGCACAGCTGGGATGTGACCATGTTCAGGGCTTTGGCATTGGCCGCCCGATGCCCTTTGATCAGACCCTGGACTGGATCACCGCGCATCAGGCAAAACTGCAGGATGCCCCGGTGATCGGCACCCAACGCCCCTAA
- the ttcA gene encoding tRNA 2-thiocytidine(32) synthetase TtcA: protein MLDTDTNAIHPLFAGAPSTTEFKKLRKRIVRYTREAIEQYGMIEQGAHDPDAKPQKWLVCLSGGKDSYTLLAVLYELKWRGLLPVDLLACNLDQGQPGFPATVLPEFLEQMGVPHRIEYKDTYSVVMDKIPAGRTFCSLCSRLRRGNLYRVAREEGCNAVVLGHHRDDILETFFMNLFHGGRLATMPPKLVNEEGDLFVFRPLAHVAEADCEKFARAMNYPIIPCDLCGSQDGLQRQQVKQILDGWESNSPGRRQVMFRSLMNARPSHLLDPKLFDFLGLERKNTESETIFDDIPVLR from the coding sequence ATGCTTGATACAGACACCAATGCCATCCACCCGCTGTTCGCCGGGGCGCCCTCGACCACCGAGTTCAAGAAACTGCGCAAACGCATCGTGCGCTACACCCGTGAGGCAATCGAGCAATACGGCATGATTGAACAAGGGGCCCACGACCCTGATGCCAAACCGCAAAAGTGGCTGGTGTGCCTGTCAGGCGGCAAGGACAGCTATACTCTGCTTGCGGTTCTGTACGAACTCAAGTGGCGTGGATTGCTGCCGGTCGACCTTCTGGCTTGCAATCTGGATCAGGGCCAGCCTGGTTTCCCCGCAACCGTTCTGCCAGAATTCCTGGAACAGATGGGGGTTCCGCACCGAATCGAATATAAAGACACCTATAGTGTGGTGATGGATAAGATCCCCGCCGGGCGCACATTTTGCTCGCTCTGTTCGCGCCTGCGCCGGGGCAATCTATATCGCGTTGCACGCGAAGAGGGATGTAACGCTGTCGTACTGGGCCACCATCGCGACGACATTCTGGAAACTTTTTTCATGAACCTGTTTCACGGTGGGCGTTTGGCCACCATGCCGCCAAAGCTGGTCAATGAAGAAGGAGACTTGTTTGTTTTCAGACCCTTAGCCCATGTAGCCGAGGCCGACTGCGAGAAATTTGCCCGCGCGATGAACTATCCGATTATCCCCTGTGATCTTTGTGGCAGCCAAGATGGGTTACAACGTCAGCAGGTAAAACAGATTCTCGACGGTTGGGAATCAAACAGCCCCGGACGCCGCCAGGTTATGTTCCGATCCCTGATGAACGCCCGGCCATCGCACCTGCTGGACCCAAAATTATTCGACTTTTTGGGATTAGAGCGCAAAAACACGGAATCTGAGACAATTTTCGACGATATTCCCGTCCTGCGTTAA
- the yidD gene encoding membrane protein insertion efficiency factor YidD has translation MNPLAHIIALPVRAYRLIFSPWVGFNCRYQPTCSAYALEALKKHGALKGSLLAARRIGRCHPFGSDGYDPVPDTPDDRPS, from the coding sequence ATGAACCCGCTGGCCCATATCATCGCCCTGCCCGTGCGCGCCTACCGGCTGATCTTTAGCCCCTGGGTTGGCTTTAACTGTCGCTATCAGCCAACCTGCTCGGCCTATGCCCTTGAAGCGCTTAAGAAACACGGCGCGCTAAAGGGCAGCCTGCTGGCCGCCAGACGCATTGGCCGCTGCCACCCCTTTGGCAGTGATGGCTATGACCCGGTGCCCGACACCCCTGACGACCGGCCTTCCTAA